In the genome of Kitasatospora cathayae, one region contains:
- a CDS encoding extracellular solute-binding protein, whose amino-acid sequence MKASSHPSATALAVLTAAVLTATVVTGCSPGGDHTGDAAGTSGGVVKRDFWGWAPGYDQSVALFNRTHPNIQVAFDMTASGSKGGYTKTLTAAKAGNAPRLTQVGYETLPSFDAAGALSDVTKYASAARPQFADWTWKQVTIGGRT is encoded by the coding sequence GTGAAGGCAAGCTCCCATCCCTCGGCCACCGCGCTCGCGGTGCTCACCGCAGCCGTGCTCACCGCCACCGTGGTGACCGGCTGCTCCCCCGGCGGCGACCACACCGGCGACGCGGCCGGCACCTCCGGCGGTGTGGTGAAGCGCGACTTCTGGGGCTGGGCGCCCGGCTACGACCAGTCGGTCGCCCTGTTCAACCGGACCCACCCGAACATCCAGGTGGCCTTCGACATGACCGCCTCCGGCAGCAAGGGCGGCTACACCAAGACGCTCACCGCCGCCAAGGCCGGCAACGCGCCCCGCCTGACCCAGGTCGGCTACGAGACGCTGCCCAGCTTCGACGCCGCCGGCGCACTGAGCGACGTCACCAAGTACGCGAGCGCGGCCCGGCCCCAGTTCGCGGACTGGACCTGGAAACAGGTCACGATCGGCGGCCGGACCTAA
- a CDS encoding IS110 family RNA-guided transposase, producing the protein MFDTSDIAVFLGLDVGKGDHHGHGLTAAGKTVFDKRLPNSEPKLRAVFDKLTAKFGRVLVIVDQPASIGALPLAVARDAGCEVAYLPGLAMRRIADLYPGEAKTDARDARVIADAARTMPHTLRALELADETAAQLTVLTGFDQDLAAEATRTSNRLRGLLTQFHPSLERVLGPRLDHPAVTHLLEQHGSPAALRKAGRRRLVTLIRPKAPRMAERLVDEIFAALDEQTVVVPGTTTLDTVVPSLARSLAAVHEQRRAVEAQIGELLEAHPLSKVLTSMPGVGVRTAATLLVTVGDGTSFPTAAHLASYAGLAPATKSSGSSIHGEHAPRTGNRLLKRAMFLSAFAALHDPDSRAYYDRQRDRGKTHTQALLRLARQRISVLFAMLRDGTLYETRTPEAVPA; encoded by the coding sequence GTGTTCGACACGAGTGACATCGCGGTCTTCCTCGGCCTGGACGTCGGCAAGGGCGACCACCACGGCCACGGCCTGACCGCCGCCGGCAAAACCGTGTTCGACAAGCGGCTGCCCAACAGCGAACCGAAACTGCGGGCCGTCTTCGACAAGCTCACCGCCAAGTTCGGCCGCGTCCTGGTCATCGTCGACCAGCCCGCCTCGATCGGCGCCCTGCCACTCGCCGTAGCCCGCGACGCCGGCTGCGAGGTCGCCTACCTGCCCGGCCTGGCCATGCGCCGCATCGCCGACCTCTACCCCGGCGAAGCCAAGACCGACGCCCGCGACGCCCGCGTGATCGCGGACGCCGCCCGCACCATGCCCCACACCCTGCGCGCCCTCGAACTCGCCGACGAGACCGCGGCCCAGCTCACCGTCCTGACCGGCTTCGACCAGGACCTCGCCGCCGAGGCCACCCGCACCAGCAACCGCCTGCGCGGCCTGCTCACGCAGTTCCACCCCTCCCTCGAACGCGTTCTCGGCCCGCGCCTGGACCACCCCGCCGTCACCCACCTGCTGGAACAGCACGGCTCGCCGGCCGCCCTGCGCAAGGCCGGCCGGCGAAGACTCGTGACCCTCATACGCCCCAAGGCCCCGCGCATGGCCGAGCGCCTGGTCGACGAGATCTTCGCCGCGCTCGACGAGCAGACCGTCGTCGTCCCCGGCACCACCACCCTGGACACGGTGGTGCCCTCCCTGGCCCGCTCGCTCGCCGCCGTCCACGAGCAACGACGCGCCGTCGAAGCCCAGATCGGCGAACTGCTGGAGGCCCACCCTCTTTCCAAGGTCCTGACCTCGATGCCCGGGGTCGGCGTCAGGACCGCCGCCACCCTGCTCGTCACCGTCGGCGACGGCACCAGCTTCCCCACCGCCGCCCACCTGGCCTCCTACGCCGGCCTCGCTCCGGCGACGAAGTCCTCCGGATCCTCCATCCACGGCGAACACGCCCCGCGGACCGGCAATCGGCTCCTGAAACGGGCCATGTTCCTCTCCGCGTTCGCCGCCCTCCACGACCCCGACTCCCGGGCCTACTACGACCGGCAACGAGACCGCGGCAAGACCCACACCCAGGCCCTCCTCCGCCTCGCCCGCCAACGCATCAGCGTCCTGTTCGCCATGCTCCGAGACGGCACCCTCTACGAGACCCGCACCCCCGAAGCCGTGCCCGCATGA
- a CDS encoding transposase: MTKDIEAPPAGQQAMADRLATPTGRAQYRQRSALVEPGFAQLFQRFGRHLNYRGHRAVDTEIKLLGTVHNLSKLLAGTARSRS, translated from the coding sequence TTGACGAAGGACATAGAGGCACCCCCCGCCGGCCAACAGGCCATGGCCGACCGCCTGGCGACCCCGACCGGCCGGGCCCAGTACCGCCAGCGCAGCGCGCTCGTCGAGCCGGGCTTCGCCCAGCTTTTCCAGCGATTCGGCCGACACCTCAACTACCGCGGACACCGGGCCGTCGACACCGAGATCAAGCTCCTCGGCACCGTCCACAACCTCAGCAAGCTCCTCGCTGGCACCGCAAGATCGCGCTCTTGA
- a CDS encoding TetR/AcrR family transcriptional regulator: MGCGSIARPAPSATASAVGSQSRKTGSSACLARDEIPVAVAHVQRTGLLGAVVGRRRTARRRQHDLFAAVYQQAADRLLAETRFDPGDTLVDQLIQGLDTHLDYFIANRNAVLAANRVLAGDPVIQTIMTDELDALRARLLGVLPLANENAREAVSSVLRSWLVFVQTLCVDWLTRQTCTRTELHDVRVGAVLGAIRPLLASDPAPDRPR; encoded by the coding sequence ATGGGGTGCGGGTCGATCGCCCGGCCCGCACCGTCCGCGACGGCCAGCGCAGTGGGAAGCCAGTCCCGCAAGACAGGGTCATCGGCTTGCCTCGCTCGCGACGAGATACCGGTCGCCGTAGCACACGTCCAACGAACCGGCTTGCTGGGAGCGGTGGTCGGGCGGCGAAGAACTGCGCGCCGACGGCAACACGACCTCTTCGCGGCCGTCTACCAGCAGGCGGCGGACCGGTTGCTCGCCGAGACCCGGTTCGACCCGGGCGATACCCTGGTCGATCAGCTGATCCAGGGACTGGACACCCACCTCGACTACTTCATCGCCAACCGCAACGCTGTCCTCGCCGCCAACCGCGTGCTCGCCGGCGACCCGGTCATCCAGACGATCATGACCGACGAGCTCGACGCCCTCCGCGCCCGACTGCTGGGCGTTCTCCCGCTCGCCAACGAGAACGCGCGCGAGGCGGTCTCCAGCGTGCTCCGGAGCTGGCTGGTCTTCGTGCAGACGCTCTGCGTCGACTGGCTGACCAGGCAGACCTGCACCCGCACCGAGCTGCACGACGTCCGCGTCGGCGCGGTGCTCGGCGCCATCCGCCCACTCCTCGCCAGCGATCCCGCCCCCGACCGGCCGCGCTGA
- a CDS encoding NAD(P)H-binding protein, whose product MKTILVLGGTGTTGRRIARRLTAMGRPVRTASRTGGDVHFDLDDPATWAPALDGAAAVYLLEPNLQPGVDRQERMPRLVADAVAAGVRRLVLLSAHGVGRADDGHPLKAAERAVRDSGVDWTILQPDWFAQNFSETFWLPGVLAGTLALPTGDGRTPFVDAEDIAEVAAAALTENRHSGQTYQLTGPQAIGFSEAADLIAAATGRTVRHLDVDPDVFVDRMVAEGAPAGVARLLTGLLVDIREGRGAGVSDGVARALGRPPRSFEDYVAEAAAAGRWS is encoded by the coding sequence ATGAAGACCATCCTCGTTCTCGGCGGCACCGGCACGACCGGCCGCCGCATCGCCCGCCGCCTGACGGCCATGGGCCGGCCGGTCCGTACGGCCTCCCGAACCGGCGGTGATGTCCACTTCGACCTGGACGACCCGGCGACCTGGGCGCCCGCCCTCGACGGCGCTGCCGCCGTCTATCTCCTGGAGCCCAACCTGCAGCCCGGCGTGGACCGGCAGGAGCGCATGCCGCGCTTGGTCGCCGACGCGGTCGCAGCGGGCGTGCGGCGGCTGGTGCTGCTCTCCGCCCACGGCGTCGGCCGGGCCGACGACGGCCACCCGCTCAAGGCCGCCGAACGGGCCGTCCGCGACTCCGGCGTCGACTGGACCATCCTGCAACCCGACTGGTTCGCGCAGAACTTCAGCGAGACCTTCTGGCTGCCGGGCGTCCTGGCCGGCACCCTCGCCCTGCCCACCGGTGACGGGCGCACGCCGTTCGTCGACGCCGAGGACATCGCCGAGGTCGCCGCCGCGGCGCTGACCGAGAACCGCCACAGCGGACAGACCTACCAGCTGACCGGCCCGCAGGCGATCGGCTTCAGCGAGGCGGCTGACCTGATCGCCGCCGCCACCGGCCGGACGGTCCGTCACCTCGACGTCGATCCTGACGTCTTTGTGGACCGCATGGTCGCCGAAGGCGCGCCCGCTGGCGTTGCTCGTCTACTCACCGGCCTGCTCGTGGACATCCGCGAGGGCAGGGGCGCGGGCGTCTCCGACGGCGTGGCGCGGGCGCTCGGTCGGCCACCCAGGTCGTTCGAGGACTACGTCGCCGAGGCCGCCGCCGCAGGCCGCTGGAGCTGA
- a CDS encoding AraC family transcriptional regulator, with translation MDVLSDLLHRARARNAQIRQLIQRPPWSMTFADAPPLTVVATLGGHASVRLDDDPQAAPVRLAAGDIALIGGINRFTIADAPDTPPQVVVRGGRKHLIDSGTAARQNLAPRTYGDGLPGATTLLRGAYELRGDAGKRLLGLLPQLAVVPTGPRTRAALDLLAAEVAQEEPGQDAVLNRLLDLVLVLALRAWCTRPQAEPPSWYRALATPAVGDALRMLHEDPAHRWTVAELAARVGQSRAAFAAHFTGVVGEPPLTYLTAWRMALAADLLRDTEKTVAAVAREVGYADAFAFSVAFKRARGVSPSGWRRTAVHGT, from the coding sequence ATGGACGTCCTGAGCGATCTACTACACCGGGCCCGCGCCAGGAACGCGCAGATCCGGCAGCTGATCCAGCGGCCACCGTGGTCGATGACCTTCGCCGACGCCCCTCCGCTCACGGTCGTGGCCACCCTCGGCGGCCACGCCTCGGTCCGGCTCGACGACGATCCGCAGGCCGCGCCGGTGCGGTTGGCCGCCGGGGACATCGCCCTCATCGGCGGCATCAACCGGTTCACGATCGCCGACGCCCCGGACACCCCGCCGCAGGTGGTCGTCCGCGGCGGACGGAAGCACCTCATCGACAGCGGGACGGCGGCGCGGCAGAACCTGGCACCCCGCACGTACGGCGACGGGCTGCCCGGCGCCACCACCCTGCTCCGGGGTGCCTACGAACTCCGCGGCGACGCGGGCAAGCGTCTGCTCGGCCTGCTCCCGCAACTGGCCGTCGTGCCCACCGGGCCGCGCACCCGGGCGGCGCTGGACCTGCTCGCCGCCGAGGTCGCCCAGGAAGAGCCGGGCCAGGACGCCGTCCTGAACCGGCTGCTGGACCTCGTACTGGTGCTGGCGCTGCGCGCCTGGTGCACCCGACCGCAGGCCGAACCCCCCTCCTGGTACCGGGCGCTGGCCACCCCGGCTGTCGGCGACGCTCTGCGCATGCTGCACGAGGACCCGGCGCACCGATGGACGGTCGCCGAACTGGCCGCGCGGGTCGGCCAGTCCCGGGCCGCCTTCGCCGCGCACTTCACCGGCGTGGTCGGCGAGCCCCCGCTCACATACCTCACCGCCTGGCGGATGGCCCTGGCCGCGGACCTGCTGCGCGACACGGAGAAGACTGTCGCCGCAGTGGCGCGCGAGGTGGGGTATGCGGACGCGTTCGCGTTCAGCGTGGCGTTCAAGCGGGCCCGAGGGGTCAGTCCGTCGGGCTGGCGGCGGACGGCTGTGCACGGAACTTGA